Proteins encoded together in one Miscanthus floridulus cultivar M001 chromosome 16, ASM1932011v1, whole genome shotgun sequence window:
- the LOC136513098 gene encoding LOW QUALITY PROTEIN: pentatricopeptide repeat-containing protein At1g07740, mitochondrial-like (The sequence of the model RefSeq protein was modified relative to this genomic sequence to represent the inferred CDS: deleted 1 base in 1 codon) — MPATATVQRRRRLPKKFPYRPKPPPEPHPFLLHLKSLPSPVAAAASLLSAPRHLHDHPFAACVLYRLARARLFPLVPPLLTALRSLRVPLQPTAFAALIDHLGAASRPDAALHVFRAVPAFCSHSNATFHALLHSLVCNGRVDAARDMLPEAPLGVRTNAVSYNIILKGVCHRDGFSGARVVVDEMLARGVRPTVVTFNTLVGSACREGELAAAERLVDEMARRGVAPNAVTYALLMQGLCDAGRYDDAKKLLFDMEYRDCQPDVTNYGVLMSACAACGDAGSIRGLISNMRKRKLTPDDASYNVLIRCLCDAGRVDEAHRALVEMQLKDGTAPSAATYRVLLDGCCEARDFDLGLRVFNAMLASGHCPLAPTFRRLVRGLGEDSKAEEACFVLEQMGQRGMRLDAQGWQSVASCVCSSISATEMNLVDCLVSSS; from the exons ATGCCGGCCACCGCCACGgtacagcgccgccgccgcctcccgaaGAAGTTTCCCTACAGGCCAAAGCCCCCGCCGGAGCCGCACcctttcctcctccacctcaagtCCCTTCCTTCGCCCGTGGCCGCCGCGGCCTCGCTCCTCTCCGCGCCGCGCCACCTCCACGACCACCCTTTCGCGGCGTGCGTGTTGTACCGCCTCGCGCGCGCGCGTCTCTTCCCGCTCGTCCCGCCGCTCCTCACCGCGCTCCGCTCCCTCCGCGTCCCGCTGCAGCCCACCGCGTTCGCCGCCCTCATCGACCACCTCGGCGCCGCCTCCCGGCCCGACGCCGCGCTCCACGTCTTCCGCGCCGTCCCGGCCTTCTGCTCCCACTCCAACGCCACGTTCCACGCCCTCCTCCACTCCCTCGTCTGCAACGGCCGTGTGGACGCCGCGCGGGACATGCTCCCGGAGGCCCCT CTCGGCGTCCGGACCAACGCCGTCTCGTAC AACATCATCCTCAAGGGCGTTTGTCACCGGGACGGGTTCTCGGGCGCACGCGTGGTGGTCGACGAAATGCTCGCCCGCGGCGTGCGCCCCACGGTGGTGACGTTCAATACGCTGGTGGGCTCGGCGTGCCGGGAAGGGGAACTGGCCGCGGCGGAGCGGCTCGTGGACGAGATGGCGCGCCGGGGTGTGGCACCGAACGCCGTGACGTACGCCCTGTTAATGCAGGGGCTCTGCGACGCCGGGCGGTACGACGACGCCAAGAAGCTCTTGTTCGACATGGAGTACCGGGACTGCCAGCCCGACGTGACGAACTACGGCGTGCTGATGAGCGCGTGCGCGGCGTGCGGGGACGCCGGCAGCATTAGGGGGCTGATCTCCAACATGCGCAAGCGGAAGCTGACGCCCGACGACGCGAGCTACAACGTCCTCATCAGGTGCCTCTGCGATGCCGGCAGGGTCGACGAGGCACATAGGGCGCTTGTCGAGATGCAGCTCAAGGATGGAACCGCGCCGAGCGCGGCCACCTACCGCGTCCTCCTCGATGGGTGCTGCGAAGCGCGCGACTTTGACCTGGGTCTGCGGGTTTTCAACGCGATGCTGGCGAGCGGCCATTGCCCTCTGGCTCCCACGTTCAGGCGCCTGGTGAGAGGGCTCGGCGAGGACAGCAAGGCGGAGGAGGCCTGCTTCGTCTTGGAGCAGATGGGGCAGAGGGGGATGCGGCTGGATGCACAAGGCTGGCAGTCTGTTGCTTCATGCGTTTGCAGCAGCATCAGCGCAACTGAGATGAATCTCGTTGATTGTCTGGTGTCATCATCTTGA
- the LOC136512250 gene encoding uncharacterized protein, which yields MLTGAGGAGAAPSTATSGAAAAADLVAGAGGSGAIGGGGGGNFPLAVALLAFAFANFVNLLSIWLKEKRWDARKFLTSAGVMSSLSATVGSLAVAVAQQEGTDSSAFALALVFAAVVMYDASGIRWHTGRQAALLNQIVCDFPPEHPIISTFRPLREPLGHSPLQVFAGALVGCAVAYFIGKSV from the exons ATGCTGACCGGCGCGGGGGGCGCCGGCGCGGCCCCGTCCACGGCCACCTCgggggcggccgcggcggcggaccTGGTTGCCGGAGCGGGGGGCTCGGGCGCTATCGGCGGGGGCGGAGGCGGCAACTTCCCCCTCGCCGTCGCCCTCCTTGCCTTCGCCTTCGCCAACTTCgtcaatctcctctccatctg GTTAAAAGAGAAGAGGTGGGATGCAAGGAAATTTCTTACTTCAGCTGGAGTCATGTCATCTCTTTCTGCAACTGTGGGGAGCTTGGCCGTCGCTGTGGCTCAACAAGAAGGCACAGATAGCTCTGCATTTGCCCTCGCATTGGTTTTTGCTGCCGTT GTAATGTATGATGCATCAGGAATTAGATGGCACACAGGTCGCCAAGCTGCG TTGTTGAATCAAATAGTCTGTGATTTCCCACCAGAACATCCAATCATTTCAACCTTTAGGCCACTACGGGAACCTCTTGGACACAGCCCACTTCAG GTTTTTGCAGGAGCACTTGTTGGCTGTGCAGTCGCTTATTTCATTGGGAAATCTGTATAA
- the LOC136513784 gene encoding phosphoethanolamine N-methyltransferase 1-like — protein sequence MDTAVGVPVVAVANGVPVVAVANGIGEVERKVQKSYWEEHSKDLTVESMMLDSRAADLDKEERPEILSLLPSYKGKSVLELGAGIGRFTGDLAKEAGHVLALDFIESVIKKNQSINGHHKNITFKCADVTSNDLKIEDNSVDLIFSNWLLMYLSDEEVEKLVGKMVKWLKVGGHIFFRESCFHQSGDSKRKVNPTHYREPRFYTKVFKEGHSFDQDGGSFELSLVTCKCIGAYVKNKKNQNQMCWLWEKVKSTEDRDFQRFLDNVQYKTSGILRYERVFGEGFVSTGGVETTKEFVGMLNLKPGQKVLDVGCGIGGGDFYMAENYDVHILGIDLSVNMVSFAIERAIGRKCSVEFEVADCTTKDYPENSFDVIYSRDTILHIQDKPALFRSFFKWLKPGGKVLISDYCKNPGKPSEEFAAYIKQRGYDLHDVKAYGQMLKDAGFHDVIAEDRTEQFLNVLRRELGEVEKNKEAFLADFTQEDYDDIVNGWNAKLKRSSAGEQRWGLFIATK from the exons ATGGACACCGCCGTCGGCGTCCCCGTGGTGGCCGTTGCGAATGGCGTCCCCGTGGTGGCTGTTGCGAATG GGATTGGGGAGGTGGAGCGCAAGGTGCAGAAGAGCTACTGGGAGGAGCACTCCAAGGACCTCACCGTCGAGTCCATGATGCTCGACTCCCGCGCCGCCGACCTCGACAAGGAGGAACGACCCGAG ATCCTGTCTTTGCTTCCTTCTTACAAAGGGAAATCAGTTCTAGAACTTGGTGCTGGAATAGGACGCTTTACTGGAGATCTGGCAAAAGAAGCTGGGCACGTTCTAGCACTAGATTTTATTGAAAGTGTGATTAAGAAG AATCAAAGCATAAATGGACATCACAAGAACATAACCTTCAAGTGTGCTGATGTAACATCTAACGACTTGAAGATTGAAGATAACTCTGTTGATCTGATATTTTCAAACTGGCTGTTAATGTACCTTTCAGACGAGGAG GTCGAAAAGCTTGTGGGGAAAATGGTAAAATGGTTAAAGGTCGGAGGCCATATTTTCTTTAGGGAATCATGTTTTCACCAATCTGGAGATTCCAAAAGGAAGGTGAACCCAACACACTATCGAGAACCAAGGTTTTATACTAAG GTATTTAAAGAGGgccattcatttgatcaagatggAGGTTCTTTTGAACTTTCTCTAGTGACTTGTAAATGTATTGGGGCTTATGTCAAAAACAAGAAGAATCAAAACCAG ATGTGTTGGTTATGGGAAAAGGTAAAATCAACAGAAGACAGAGATTTTCAAAGATTTCTGGACAACGTGCAATACAAAACAAGTGGAATCTTACGTTATGAGCGTGTCTTTGGTGAAGGTTTTGTGAGCACTGGTGGAGTCG AGACCACAAAGGAATTTGTGGGCATGCTGAATCTTAAACCTGGCCAGAAAGTACTTGATGTCGGATGTGGAATTGGAGGCGGCGACTTTTACATGGCTGAAAACTATGATGTCCATATTCTTGGTATTGATCTTTCGGTTAACATGGTTTCATTTGCAATTGAACGTGCCATTGGACGCAAGTGCTCTGTTGAATTTGAAGTTGCTGATTGCACCACAAAGGATTACCCAGAAAATAGTTTCGACGTCATCTACAGCCGTGACACCATCCTTCACATACAA GACAAGCCTGCTCTGTTCAGAAGCTTCTTCAAATGGCTAAAACCCGGTGGCAAAGTCCTAATCAGCGACTACTGTAAGAATCCTGGAAAACCATCAGAGGAATTTGCGGCGTACATTAAGCAGAGAGGTTATGACCTTCACGACGTGAAGGCTTATGGACAG ATGCTCAAGGATGCTGGTTTTCATGATGTCATTGCAGAAGATCGCACTGAGCAG ttcCTGAATGTGCTACGGAGGGAGCTAGGTGAAGTTGAAAAGAACAAAGAGGCTTTCCTGGCAGACTTCACCCAG GAGGACTATGACGACATTGTGAACGGCTGGAACGCGAAGCTGAAACGGAGCTCTGCCGGTGAGCAGAGGTGGGGGCTGTTCATTGCGACCAAGTGA